From the Manihot esculenta cultivar AM560-2 chromosome 3, M.esculenta_v8, whole genome shotgun sequence genome, one window contains:
- the LOC110612335 gene encoding CASP-like protein 1E1 — protein sequence MDIQNKVNHGPMDGVESRGAKDGGGRTSFLLLRLMALLLTLAATIVLGVNKQTKVVPIQLLDSLPPLNIPVVAKWHYLSSFVFFVVSNAIACTYAAVSLLLSFSRKKRWLLVTLILDVLMVALLFSGNGATAAIGVLGYKGNSHVRWNRVCNVFGKFCNQVAAAVALSLLGSIVFILLVMLAALRLHNKSK from the exons ATGGATATCCAGAACAAGGTCAATCATGGACCCATGGATGGCGTGGAGAGCAGAGGGGCCAAGGACGGAGGAGGGAGAACCAGTTTCTTGCTTCTAAGACTTATGGCTTTGCTTCTAACTTTGGCTGCTACTATAGTTCTTGGGGTTAATAAGCAGACCAAAGTTGTTCCAATTCAGCTTTTGGATTCCTTACCACCTTTAAACATTCCTGTTGTTGCTAAGTGGCATTATCTCTCTTCCTTTGT GTTCTTTGTTGTATCAAATGCCATAGCGTGCACATATGCAGCAGTGTCTCTACTCCTTTCTTTCAGCAGAAAGAAAAGGTGGTTGCTCGTTACCTTAATCCTCGACGTATTGATGGTGGCCTTGCTATTTTCCGGCAACGGAGCAACCGCAGCAATTGGAGTATTGGGTTACAAAGGGAATTCACATGTGAGATGGAATAGAGTGTGCAATGTGTTTGGGAAATTCTGCAACCAAGTAGCAGCTGCCGTGGCCCTCTCTTTGCTTGGCTCAATAGTTTTTATCTTGCTGGTTATGCTTGCTGCTCTTCGCCTTCATAACAAATCTAAATGA
- the LOC110610849 gene encoding E3 ubiquitin-protein ligase MIEL1 — protein MEPSTPSNGRLDFGKMGYGCEHYRRRCRIRAPCCNDAFPCRHCHNEAASMLKNPNDRHELNRYDVKQVICSVCDTEQPVAQVCTNCGVNMGEYFCGVCKFYDDDTEKGQFHCDDCGICRVGGRENYFHCNKCGSCYSISLRGNHSCVENSMRHHCPICYEYLFDSLKDTSVMKCGHTMHFECYCEMIKRDKYCCPICSKSVIDMSKTWKRIDEEIEATIMPEDYRYKKVWILCNDCNDTTEVFFHIIGQKCRHCKSYNTRTIAPPVLPQ, from the exons ATGGAACCCTCCACCCCATCTAATGGACGCCTTGATTTTGGCAAGATGGGCTATGg ATGCGAGCATTACAGGAGAAGATGCAGGATTCGAGCTCCATGCTGCAACGATGCCTTTCCTTGTCGCCATTGTCACAACGAGGCTGCG AGCATGTTGAAGAACCCCAATGATCGGCATGAGCTCAATAGATACGATGTCAAGCAA GTAATATGTTCAGTTTGTGACACAGAGCAGCCG GTTGCTCAAGTTTGTACCAACTGTGGCGTCAATATGGGGGAATATTTCTGTGGAGTCTGCAAATTCTATGACGATGAT ACAGAGAAAGGACAGTTCCATTGTGATGATTGTGGGATCTGTAG AGTTGGTGGCCGTGAGAATTATTTTCACTGCAACAAGTGCG GTTCTTGCTACTCAATTAGCCTGCGCGGCAATCATTCATGTGTGGAGAACTCCATGCGCCACCACTGCCCCATATGTTATGAG TACTTGTTTGATTCGCTAAAAGACACTAGTGTAATGAAATGTGGGCACACAATGCATTTTGAATGTTACTGTGAGATGATAAAGCGTGATAA ATACTGTTGTCCCATATGCTCCAAATCAGTGATTGACATGTCTAAAACCTGGAAGAGAATAGATGAGGAG ATAGAAGCAACCATCATGCCTGAGGATTACCGCTACAAAAAG GTCTGGATCCTATGTAATGACTGCAATGACACAACAGAAGTCTTCTTCCACATAATTGGTCAGAAATGCAGGCACTGCAAATCATACAACACCCGCACAATTGCACCACCTGTTCTTCCTCAATGA